The following are from one region of the Advenella mimigardefordensis DPN7 genome:
- a CDS encoding LysR family transcriptional regulator — translation MTLKPSHILQQLEFRNLIRFCHLCQTRSLAQTAAQLGIARSGMSDSISTLEQLCGLSLFRREARQFIPNDSALVLSHHFLRLCLLEDFACRYTQSACHELGWIKIRFPYTAYRGQTSAAFFDAVLRTQRQYQNTLFCIEFYDSYLQESDSREDWAPPWPRLAQFDIVISPILERSGENSFLKAGGWLLLHSQSVEILPGRAGTDNAYRGRVCIPRMPWALLQQATQVCAQLQLDYEYDDRDYLQVMMRPPQDNRVFLVNQLSLDATFDANWQLSPVDSALMSAIELRSYEDHPGAQLLLNNWRRVLDRPASGSQPFSPQTTLKQWHYFGLVAGQNSIRKAAAQLYMAQPALSTQLKRFESVLGSTLIARHQGARQLALTPSGTFIFQVQQGMKHLLASMQSFLHARRLQQHQRLSLGVVPSADVNSRLSELIVNQVAKWQVHYPDVRLEIVEDKQQALVGLLRSQHIHLAFVEDNVSWLVQEAVSAPEPIGLVMAPDLAGRLGIRQGQSLDWRSLRGYPLVLPRRDSGLRKLIDDHCVSQNVTLMADVESDSLNINQRWIAEGKYGSLLPRSAVESLISMNKAWFIALTPVLGRTIRLSYLKNRQLNPVEKNLIDYLRLELDNGLE, via the coding sequence ATGACCCTTAAGCCAAGCCATATCCTGCAGCAGCTGGAGTTTCGGAATCTTATCCGTTTCTGCCACTTGTGCCAGACGCGAAGTCTGGCACAAACAGCTGCACAATTGGGTATCGCACGGTCGGGAATGAGCGATTCAATCAGCACACTGGAGCAGTTGTGCGGTTTGTCATTGTTTCGACGAGAAGCTCGACAATTCATTCCCAATGATTCAGCGCTGGTTCTGAGCCACCATTTTTTGCGGCTATGCCTGCTCGAAGACTTCGCCTGCCGATATACCCAAAGCGCCTGCCATGAGCTGGGCTGGATCAAAATTCGCTTTCCGTATACCGCTTATCGCGGACAGACCAGTGCGGCGTTTTTTGATGCGGTGTTAAGAACTCAGCGCCAATACCAGAATACGCTTTTCTGTATTGAGTTTTATGACAGCTATCTTCAAGAGTCCGATAGCCGGGAGGACTGGGCGCCCCCATGGCCACGACTTGCCCAGTTTGATATTGTCATCAGCCCGATTCTGGAGCGTTCTGGCGAAAATTCATTTCTCAAGGCCGGTGGCTGGCTACTGTTGCATTCGCAATCGGTAGAAATTCTACCAGGCCGAGCTGGAACCGATAATGCGTATAGGGGCAGGGTGTGCATTCCCCGCATGCCCTGGGCACTATTGCAACAGGCCACCCAGGTATGTGCGCAATTGCAGCTGGATTATGAATATGATGATCGTGATTACCTGCAGGTCATGATGCGGCCGCCCCAGGATAACCGTGTTTTTCTGGTTAACCAGCTGTCTCTGGACGCGACGTTTGATGCGAACTGGCAGCTGAGTCCCGTGGACAGTGCATTGATGTCCGCCATTGAATTGCGCAGTTACGAGGATCACCCAGGCGCACAACTGCTGTTGAACAACTGGCGGCGTGTTCTGGATCGACCCGCCTCCGGTTCACAGCCATTTTCACCACAAACAACGCTTAAACAATGGCACTATTTTGGTCTGGTCGCCGGGCAGAACTCCATTCGCAAGGCCGCTGCTCAGTTATATATGGCTCAGCCAGCATTGAGTACTCAACTCAAACGCTTTGAGTCGGTGCTGGGTTCAACCCTGATTGCCCGGCATCAGGGGGCGCGGCAACTGGCTCTGACCCCGTCCGGGACGTTTATATTTCAAGTGCAGCAGGGCATGAAGCACCTGCTCGCGTCAATGCAATCGTTCCTGCATGCCCGACGATTACAGCAACATCAACGGTTGTCCCTGGGCGTCGTGCCAAGTGCAGATGTCAATAGCAGGCTGAGTGAGCTGATCGTCAATCAGGTGGCAAAATGGCAGGTGCATTATCCGGATGTGCGACTTGAAATCGTCGAGGACAAGCAGCAGGCGCTGGTCGGCCTGTTACGTAGTCAACATATTCATTTGGCATTTGTCGAAGATAATGTCTCCTGGCTGGTGCAGGAAGCAGTGTCAGCGCCGGAGCCCATTGGTCTGGTCATGGCTCCGGATCTGGCAGGCCGATTGGGTATCAGGCAGGGACAATCACTCGATTGGCGGTCATTACGTGGATATCCACTGGTTTTACCCAGACGAGATTCCGGGTTGCGCAAATTGATCGATGATCATTGCGTCAGCCAGAACGTGACCTTAATGGCAGACGTGGAGTCCGATAGTCTGAATATCAATCAGCGCTGGATTGCAGAAGGAAAGTATGGTTCGCTCTTGCCGCGCTCGGCTGTGGAAAGCCTGATCAGCATGAACAAAGCATGGTTCATCGCGTTGACGCCAGTACTGGGCCGCACGATAAGACTATCGTATCTGAAAAATCGGCAATTGAACCCGGTGGAAAAAAATCTGATCGATTATCTGCGGCTTGAACTGGACAACGGTCTGGAATAA
- the lysS gene encoding lysine--tRNA ligase: MNDTQKDAPVTEVDENKLIAERRGKLSRLRSAGIAYPNSFRPEHKAQALHEQFDPFDKETLDPQANPARVAGRMMLKRVMGKASFATIQDASGRIQIYLDKKGVGEDVYEQFKTWDIGDIIGVSGRVFKTNKGELSIHAESINLISKSLRPLPDKFHGIADQELRYRQRYVDLIMTEDSRNTFKVRSKAIAAMRSAMNDSGFLEVETPMLHPIPGGAAAKPFVTHHNALDMQMFLRIAPELYLKRLVVGGFERVFEINRNFRNEGVSPRHNPEFTMMEFYAAYTDYQWLMNFTEQLLRDVAVAATGSAVLTHQGKPLDLSQPFDRLTITQAIMKYADGYTETQLNDVAFLQAELRKLGADVDGPVLARAGIGALQLALFEETAESQLWNPTFIVDYPVEVSPLARASDSNPDITERFELFITGREIANGFSELNDPEDQAARFQAQVAAKDAGDEEAMYYDADYIRALEYGMPPAGGCGIGIDRYIMLLTDSPTIRDVLLFPHLRKED, translated from the coding sequence ATGAACGATACCCAGAAAGACGCGCCCGTTACCGAAGTGGACGAAAACAAACTCATCGCCGAAAGACGCGGAAAACTCTCGCGCCTGCGCTCAGCCGGCATTGCTTATCCCAATAGCTTCAGGCCGGAACACAAGGCGCAGGCATTGCACGAGCAGTTTGACCCGTTCGACAAAGAAACCCTGGACCCGCAGGCCAATCCGGCCCGTGTTGCCGGACGGATGATGCTCAAGCGCGTCATGGGCAAAGCCAGTTTCGCCACCATCCAGGACGCCAGCGGACGCATACAGATTTATCTGGACAAAAAAGGCGTGGGTGAAGACGTATACGAACAGTTCAAAACCTGGGACATTGGTGACATCATCGGGGTCAGTGGTCGCGTCTTCAAAACCAATAAGGGCGAACTGTCGATTCACGCCGAATCAATCAACCTGATCTCCAAATCGCTGCGTCCCCTGCCCGACAAATTCCACGGCATTGCCGATCAGGAGCTGCGCTATCGCCAGCGTTATGTCGATCTGATTATGACTGAAGATTCACGCAACACCTTCAAGGTACGCAGCAAGGCTATTGCTGCCATGCGATCAGCCATGAACGATTCGGGCTTTCTGGAAGTGGAAACGCCCATGCTGCACCCTATTCCCGGCGGCGCCGCGGCCAAACCGTTTGTGACACACCACAATGCGCTGGATATGCAAATGTTCCTGCGCATCGCACCGGAACTGTATCTGAAGCGGCTGGTAGTGGGCGGTTTTGAACGCGTTTTTGAAATCAACCGCAACTTCCGCAACGAAGGGGTCAGCCCGCGACATAATCCTGAATTCACGATGATGGAATTTTATGCGGCCTACACTGATTATCAATGGCTCATGAATTTCACCGAGCAATTGCTGCGTGATGTCGCCGTTGCTGCCACCGGCAGCGCAGTGCTCACTCATCAGGGCAAGCCGCTGGATCTGAGCCAGCCGTTCGATCGACTGACCATCACGCAGGCCATCATGAAGTACGCTGACGGGTACACCGAAACACAACTGAATGACGTTGCCTTCCTGCAAGCTGAATTACGCAAACTGGGTGCCGATGTAGACGGCCCGGTATTGGCGCGCGCAGGAATCGGCGCATTGCAGCTGGCCCTGTTCGAAGAAACGGCCGAATCACAATTGTGGAATCCGACCTTCATCGTAGACTATCCGGTAGAAGTCTCTCCACTGGCGCGCGCTTCGGACAGCAACCCGGATATCACCGAACGCTTTGAACTGTTCATTACCGGCCGCGAAATTGCCAATGGGTTCTCCGAGTTGAATGATCCGGAAGACCAGGCAGCGCGCTTCCAGGCTCAGGTTGCTGCCAAGGATGCCGGCGACGAAGAAGCCATGTATTACGACGCCGACTATATCCGTGCGCTTGAATACGGCATGCCGCCGGCCGGCGGCTGCGGCATCGGCATTGACCGATACATTATGCTGCTGACCGACAGCCCGACTATTCGCGACGTATTGCTCTTCCCGCATCTGCGCAAGGAAGACTGA
- a CDS encoding SDR family NAD(P)-dependent oxidoreductase, which translates to MSGGTIAIVTGASRGLGAALARQLAGSVQQLITVSRNIDPQTQQLADASGCQHVHYGHDLSDVQHIEAAALGIFAQLDQTASRYLLINNAGSLGPVGQFDTLKDAHAISDTFNLNVTSAMLLTTALLRATRKLDADVRVVNISSGAGRSPTAGWGVYCATKAALDMYTRVARLEAPQAKLVSLAPGVIDTNMQATIRSANTDDFPDLARFNTLNETGALRSPEAVAASILQYVNSKDFASKELDDIRQYS; encoded by the coding sequence ATGAGTGGTGGAACTATTGCAATCGTTACCGGCGCCTCGCGTGGCCTGGGCGCGGCACTGGCCCGCCAGCTGGCGGGCAGCGTGCAGCAACTGATTACCGTATCGCGCAACATCGACCCGCAAACACAACAATTGGCTGACGCCTCAGGATGCCAGCATGTTCATTACGGTCACGACCTGTCAGATGTACAGCATATCGAGGCAGCCGCGTTAGGCATCTTCGCCCAGCTGGATCAGACGGCAAGCCGTTACCTGCTCATTAACAATGCCGGCTCACTTGGCCCTGTCGGGCAGTTCGACACGCTGAAAGATGCGCATGCGATCTCCGATACGTTCAATTTGAATGTAACCAGCGCCATGTTGCTCACCACCGCTCTGCTGCGTGCAACCCGCAAGCTGGACGCCGATGTACGAGTGGTCAATATATCTTCGGGCGCCGGACGCTCACCCACCGCTGGCTGGGGTGTTTATTGCGCCACCAAAGCAGCGCTGGATATGTACACACGTGTCGCCCGTCTTGAAGCGCCGCAAGCCAAACTGGTTTCGCTGGCTCCCGGGGTAATCGACACGAATATGCAGGCAACCATTCGTTCAGCCAATACAGATGATTTCCCCGATCTGGCACGCTTTAATACACTGAACGAAACAGGTGCACTGCGCAGCCCGGAAGCGGTGGCCGCAAGTATTCTCCAGTATGTCAACAGCAAGGACTTTGCCAGTAAAGAGCTGGATGACATCAGGCAGTACAGTTAG
- the prfB gene encoding peptide chain release factor 2 (programmed frameshift) has product MEAERQNQLAARLEDYAEREDALRRYLDVESKSERLQVVNLELENPDVWNDPEKAQDLGREKKTLENVVLVLDELRQNIRDTQELFELAGADDDDATLLAIEEDADGFGKIIDDFEFRRMFANPADPLNCFVDIQAGAGGTEAQDWASMLLRQYLKYCERKDFKTEVLEESDGDVAGIKSATIKVEGEYAFGYLRTESGVHRLVRKSPFDSSNGRHTSFASVYVYPEIDDSIEIEINPADLRVDTYRASGAGGQHINKTDSAVRITHAPTGIVVQCQNDRSQHRNRAEAMSMLRSKLYELEMRNRLAEQQKLEDAKTEVGWGHQIRSYVLDNSRIKDLRTNVEISNTQKVLDGDLDPFIEASLKQGV; this is encoded by the exons ATGGAAGCAGAACGTCAAAACCAACTCGCCGCCCGTCTTGAAGACTACGCTGAGCGCGAGGACGCGCTTCGGAGGTATCTT GACGTCGAATCCAAATCGGAACGACTGCAGGTAGTCAATCTGGAACTGGAAAATCCCGACGTCTGGAATGACCCCGAAAAAGCCCAGGATCTGGGTCGGGAGAAAAAAACGCTGGAAAACGTCGTCCTGGTCCTGGACGAGCTCCGGCAAAACATCCGCGATACGCAAGAGCTGTTTGAACTGGCCGGTGCCGACGATGATGATGCGACACTGCTCGCCATTGAAGAAGATGCCGATGGCTTTGGCAAGATCATCGACGACTTCGAATTTCGCCGCATGTTCGCCAACCCGGCCGATCCGCTCAATTGCTTTGTCGATATCCAGGCAGGCGCCGGTGGTACCGAAGCCCAGGACTGGGCCTCTATGCTATTGCGCCAATATCTCAAATATTGCGAACGCAAAGACTTCAAAACCGAAGTACTGGAAGAGTCAGACGGCGACGTCGCCGGTATCAAATCAGCCACGATCAAGGTAGAAGGCGAATACGCATTCGGCTATCTGCGCACCGAAAGCGGCGTGCACCGGCTGGTGCGCAAAAGTCCGTTCGACTCCTCCAATGGCCGTCACACGTCCTTTGCCAGTGTCTATGTGTACCCGGAAATCGATGACTCCATCGAGATTGAAATCAACCCTGCGGATTTGCGGGTCGATACCTACCGTGCCAGCGGTGCGGGGGGGCAGCACATCAATAAAACAGACTCAGCCGTGCGAATCACCCATGCGCCCACGGGCATTGTGGTTCAGTGCCAGAATGACCGTTCGCAACATCGCAACCGGGCTGAAGCCATGTCCATGCTGCGCTCCAAACTGTATGAACTGGAAATGCGTAACCGCCTGGCGGAACAACAGAAGCTGGAAGACGCCAAAACGGAAGTGGGCTGGGGGCATCAGATCCGCTCTTATGTGCTGGACAATAGCCGCATCAAAGACCTGCGTACCAACGTTGAAATCTCCAACACCCAGAAAGTGCTGGATGGCGATCTTGATCCGTTTATCGAAGCCAGTCTGAAACAGGGAGTCTGA
- the recJ gene encoding single-stranded-DNA-specific exonuclease RecJ codes for MVSVKITARSVNPDYEKQLQESGIHSLLARLWAARGVTSSEQTRLSWADLINPSELNQAGTAASILADAIAARKKLLIIADYDCDGATACAVALRGLRAFGADVDFLVPNRFETGYGLSPAVVELASKHHAGKPDMLITVDNGIASIEGVQAANNLGMQVLVTDHHLPGDALPQAIAIVNPNHPECQFPSKNLAGVGVIFYVLLALRAEFRRRGWVDAKAGPRLDALADLVALGTVADVVRLDANNRLLVSQGLKKIRSNQLQPGLKALFLVASCDHREATALDLGFRIGPRINAAGRLADMSIGIRCLTTDDEAEALALARELDTMNHRRRTIEQDMSEQAQASLEAPEKARNATVCVFHPDWHQGVVGIVASRLKEKFWKPTLAFAPGDPGELRGSGRSVPDVHLRDVLDLVSKTHSGMILKFGGHAMAAGLTLREEAFADFEEAFDLAVRRISGKDSFEPLIETDGSLDPLFTTAEVAGMLHQHVWGAGFPPPLFRDTFRVLNQRLLKEKHLKLRLERMNQQYDAIWFNHAEALPEYTDLIYEIAPNAWNGVVNVQLMVRHAEPAVF; via the coding sequence GTGGTCTCAGTAAAAATTACAGCCCGTTCGGTGAATCCGGACTACGAAAAGCAACTGCAGGAAAGTGGCATTCACAGTTTGCTGGCGCGCCTGTGGGCCGCGCGCGGCGTGACTTCGTCCGAGCAAACGCGCCTATCCTGGGCTGACCTGATCAATCCGTCCGAGCTCAATCAGGCCGGCACCGCGGCATCTATCCTTGCCGATGCCATCGCTGCCAGAAAAAAACTGCTGATTATTGCCGATTACGACTGTGATGGCGCCACTGCCTGCGCAGTCGCCCTGCGTGGCCTGCGGGCATTTGGCGCAGATGTGGACTTCCTGGTGCCAAACCGCTTCGAAACCGGCTATGGCCTGTCACCTGCCGTAGTCGAACTCGCCAGCAAGCATCACGCAGGCAAGCCAGATATGCTGATCACGGTGGACAATGGCATTGCCAGCATCGAAGGGGTACAGGCTGCCAACAACCTGGGCATGCAGGTATTGGTAACTGACCATCACTTACCGGGAGATGCTCTGCCACAGGCCATTGCGATTGTGAACCCCAATCATCCTGAATGCCAGTTTCCGTCAAAGAATCTGGCCGGTGTCGGCGTCATTTTTTACGTCCTGCTGGCGTTGCGCGCGGAGTTCCGCCGCCGTGGCTGGGTCGATGCCAAGGCAGGCCCCAGGCTTGATGCGCTGGCCGATCTGGTCGCACTGGGAACTGTCGCCGATGTGGTCAGGCTGGACGCCAACAACCGCCTGTTGGTCTCCCAGGGATTGAAAAAAATTCGGAGTAACCAGTTGCAGCCCGGCCTCAAAGCCCTGTTCCTGGTCGCCAGCTGCGATCACCGTGAAGCAACGGCACTGGATCTGGGTTTTCGCATTGGCCCCCGAATTAACGCCGCCGGCCGCCTGGCCGACATGAGTATTGGGATCCGCTGCCTGACCACCGATGATGAAGCGGAAGCGCTGGCGCTGGCCCGCGAACTGGATACCATGAATCATCGGCGCCGCACCATCGAACAGGATATGAGCGAACAGGCCCAGGCCAGCCTGGAGGCGCCGGAAAAAGCCCGCAATGCGACCGTCTGCGTTTTTCATCCGGACTGGCACCAGGGCGTGGTAGGCATCGTAGCATCACGACTGAAAGAAAAATTCTGGAAGCCAACGCTTGCTTTTGCCCCGGGAGATCCAGGCGAACTGCGAGGCTCAGGGCGATCCGTACCCGATGTCCACTTGCGCGATGTACTGGATCTGGTTTCCAAAACCCATAGCGGCATGATTCTCAAGTTCGGTGGCCACGCCATGGCTGCCGGGCTGACGTTGCGTGAAGAGGCGTTCGCCGATTTCGAGGAAGCCTTTGATCTGGCCGTGCGCCGCATTAGCGGTAAAGACAGCTTTGAGCCCCTTATCGAAACGGATGGGTCGCTCGACCCGCTCTTTACGACGGCTGAAGTGGCCGGGATGTTGCATCAGCATGTATGGGGTGCAGGCTTTCCCCCGCCACTATTCCGGGATACGTTCAGGGTGCTGAATCAGCGCCTGCTCAAGGAAAAACACCTCAAATTGCGCCTGGAACGCATGAACCAGCAATACGATGCGATCTGGTTCAATCACGCTGAAGCACTGCCGGAATATACCGATCTTATCTACGAAATAGCGCCCAATGCCTGGAATGGCGTTGTAAACGTGCAACTGATGGTACGTCACGCCGAGCCTGCTGTCTTCTAA
- a CDS encoding DHCW motif cupin fold protein, translating into MKIPALPFTVTDWENIPATEHPGEHGTALWRTLNIGDIRVRMVQYSPGYLADHWCDRGHILYVLEGELESQLKDGRTFTLTAGMSYQVSDFGDAAHRSYTRTGVKLFIVD; encoded by the coding sequence TTGAAAATACCTGCCCTGCCCTTTACCGTCACCGATTGGGAAAACATACCGGCTACCGAACACCCGGGCGAGCACGGCACGGCGTTATGGCGCACACTGAATATCGGAGATATTCGCGTGCGCATGGTCCAGTACTCACCGGGTTATCTGGCCGACCACTGGTGCGATCGCGGACATATTCTGTACGTTCTGGAAGGCGAACTGGAATCACAACTAAAAGATGGCCGCACATTTACGCTTACCGCCGGTATGAGCTATCAGGTCTCGGATTTCGGTGACGCCGCCCATCGCTCCTACACCCGTACCGGCGTCAAGCTGTTCATCGTGGATTAA
- a CDS encoding OmpA family protein, translated as MRRIYLTRFGRRSVMVLALVMSGAASAQTDDDSNQYILDLVPQVLDLQVASSDLNAATSDLSENAQKLIEENGRISVRKADGGTVLSVASDILFAFDSANLSPKAQATLKDISTIINDSKVKVVKVIGHTDARGSDTYNRKLSKARAESVAVFLVKEGVAQSRIRAQGRGEAEPVAENDIDGKDNPSGRAKNRRVEFVLPR; from the coding sequence ATGCGGCGCATTTATCTCACCCGTTTCGGGCGGCGCTCCGTGATGGTGTTGGCGCTCGTCATGTCGGGCGCAGCGAGCGCGCAAACCGATGACGATTCCAATCAGTACATTCTGGATCTGGTACCTCAGGTGCTCGATTTGCAGGTTGCTTCTTCTGATTTGAATGCGGCAACCAGCGATTTGTCCGAGAATGCGCAAAAGCTTATCGAAGAAAATGGCCGCATTTCCGTGCGCAAGGCCGATGGCGGCACGGTTCTGTCCGTTGCCAGCGATATTCTGTTTGCGTTCGATAGCGCGAATTTATCGCCGAAGGCTCAGGCAACCTTGAAGGATATCAGCACGATTATCAACGATAGTAAGGTAAAGGTGGTTAAAGTAATCGGGCATACGGATGCCAGGGGTAGTGATACCTACAACCGGAAACTGTCCAAGGCACGCGCTGAATCTGTGGCGGTGTTTTTAGTCAAAGAAGGGGTGGCGCAATCACGGATAAGAGCGCAGGGGCGCGGCGAAGCCGAACCTGTGGCTGAAAATGACATCGACGGTAAGGACAATCCGTCAGGACGTGCAAAAAATCGGCGGGTTGAATTCGTTCTGCCCAGGTAA
- a CDS encoding lipoprotein-releasing ABC transporter permease subunit has product MTRTRGRGRKGDRFVSFIAGTSMVGIALGVAALIIVLSVMNGFQVDVRDRMLSVLPHIQLVVPNEDPVAVTDNWQKLADQAKENPEVQGASAFVAAGGMLARGDVLKGVEIRGIDPKNEGNVSELPQQMIRGSLQTLEPGSFKLVIGINLAQYMGVNVGDTLLLMTPQGSINPSGFSPRMRQFTVSGIFSSGHYEYDSNMAFVSVKDAAVLFRDVGSAGVRLKIRDMISAPEVATQLTNSLPPGVVARDWTMDNRTWFAAVKTEKRMMFLILVLIVAVAAFNLLSSLVMAVKDKQSDIAILRTLGVSPFQIGKIFLVQGSLIGFIGTFLGVLFGCLVAYNIDVVIPFIERLFGIHFLDPSIYFVSTLPSHPEVNDIGLIGITSLVLSLLATIYPSWRASRLQPAEVLRHD; this is encoded by the coding sequence CTGACACGCACGCGTGGTCGGGGCAGGAAAGGCGATCGGTTTGTCTCTTTTATCGCAGGCACCTCCATGGTCGGCATTGCATTGGGCGTAGCTGCGCTGATTATCGTGCTGTCGGTCATGAATGGTTTCCAGGTTGATGTGCGCGATCGCATGCTGTCGGTGTTGCCGCATATCCAGCTGGTTGTGCCCAATGAGGACCCGGTTGCGGTCACGGACAACTGGCAAAAGCTGGCTGATCAGGCCAAAGAGAATCCGGAAGTACAGGGGGCTTCGGCCTTTGTGGCAGCAGGGGGTATGCTGGCGCGTGGGGACGTGCTCAAAGGCGTGGAAATCCGTGGCATAGATCCGAAAAACGAAGGTAACGTGTCGGAATTGCCGCAGCAAATGATCAGGGGCTCGCTCCAGACCCTGGAGCCAGGTAGTTTTAAACTGGTAATCGGGATTAATCTGGCCCAGTATATGGGGGTCAATGTGGGCGATACGCTGTTGTTGATGACACCGCAAGGCTCGATCAATCCTTCGGGCTTTTCTCCGCGCATGCGCCAGTTCACCGTGTCTGGTATTTTCTCATCCGGGCATTATGAATATGATTCCAATATGGCCTTTGTCTCGGTCAAAGATGCGGCCGTGCTGTTCCGTGATGTGGGGTCTGCCGGTGTCAGGTTGAAAATCCGTGACATGATCAGTGCGCCCGAGGTGGCAACGCAATTGACCAATTCACTGCCGCCAGGCGTGGTGGCGCGTGACTGGACCATGGATAACCGAACCTGGTTTGCTGCGGTCAAAACCGAGAAGCGCATGATGTTTCTGATTCTGGTGCTGATTGTTGCGGTTGCTGCCTTTAACCTGCTGTCTTCACTGGTGATGGCGGTCAAGGACAAGCAGTCCGATATTGCCATTTTGCGTACTCTGGGCGTCAGCCCCTTCCAGATCGGCAAGATTTTTCTGGTGCAAGGCTCTCTGATCGGCTTTATCGGCACATTCCTGGGCGTGTTGTTTGGCTGTCTGGTTGCCTACAATATCGATGTGGTCATCCCTTTCATTGAGCGCCTGTTTGGTATCCATTTCCTGGATCCCAGTATTTACTTTGTCAGCACGCTGCCGTCGCATCCCGAAGTGAACGATATCGGCCTGATCGGTATCACGTCGCTGGTGCTGTCGCTGCTGGCTACGATTTACCCAAGCTGGCGGGCTTCCCGTCTGCAACCTGCCGAGGTGCTGCGTCATGATTAA
- the lolD gene encoding lipoprotein-releasing ABC transporter ATP-binding protein LolD — MIKPDNISIQQSTYALESRDVVKYYDDGNARLDILKGVSLQVSAGEMVAIIGASGSGKSTLLHMLGLLDKPTSGQILINGQQTHALSEKAISHIRNESLGFVYQFHHLLNEFNALDNVAMPLIVRRMDRKQARSQAEAVLERVGLKERIHHTPGQLSGGERQRVALARALVTRPVCVLADEPTGNLDRETAASMFALLKQMNAEFKTAFVIVTHDAKLAALADRQLVMERGVLQAA; from the coding sequence ATGATTAAGCCGGATAATATCTCCATCCAACAAAGCACCTATGCACTGGAATCGCGCGATGTAGTGAAATACTATGATGATGGCAATGCGCGCCTGGATATTCTGAAGGGCGTGTCGCTGCAGGTGTCTGCGGGCGAAATGGTCGCCATTATTGGCGCATCCGGTTCGGGCAAAAGTACACTGCTGCACATGCTGGGTTTGCTGGACAAGCCTACCTCGGGCCAGATTCTGATCAATGGCCAGCAAACGCATGCGCTGTCAGAAAAGGCGATCAGTCATATTCGTAATGAAAGCCTGGGCTTTGTCTACCAGTTTCATCATCTGCTCAACGAGTTCAATGCGCTGGACAATGTGGCCATGCCGCTGATTGTGCGGCGCATGGATCGCAAGCAGGCGCGTTCCCAGGCCGAGGCCGTTCTGGAGCGCGTCGGTCTGAAAGAACGCATTCACCATACACCTGGGCAATTGTCCGGTGGCGAGCGACAGCGTGTGGCATTGGCGCGCGCGCTGGTAACGCGACCGGTATGTGTACTGGCCGACGAACCGACAGGGAATCTGGATCGTGAAACCGCGGCCAGTATGTTTGCCTTGCTCAAGCAGATGAACGCCGAATTCAAAACGGCGTTTGTTATTGTGACGCATGATGCCAAGCTGGCGGCGCTGGCCGACCGGCAATTAGTCATGGAACGGGGCGTATTGCAGGCGGCATAA
- a CDS encoding TatD family hydrolase, with protein MFIDTHCHLDASEFNDDRQAVITRAEQAGVGQIVIPAIGRCNFSTVRQLAHSFAGGYYALGIHPLFVAQAADEDLEILAQEVARSLNDPRFVAIGEIGLDFFVKDLVQGPLRERQEYFYQQQLKLAREHHLPVLLHVRRSQDVILKYLRRYNGVGGIAHAFNGSDQQADHFVDLGFALGFGGAMTFTRANQIRRLASRLPLSNMVLETDSPDIPPAWLHDAHPRNTPEQIPAIAQVLAQLRELPVQDIAQTTGATARRVLPRLPAFPASSTA; from the coding sequence ATGTTTATTGATACGCATTGTCATCTCGACGCATCCGAATTCAATGATGATCGCCAGGCCGTCATCACACGCGCTGAACAGGCCGGCGTCGGGCAGATTGTCATTCCTGCGATTGGCCGCTGTAATTTTTCCACGGTTCGGCAACTGGCTCACTCGTTTGCCGGTGGTTACTATGCACTGGGGATTCATCCCTTGTTTGTGGCACAGGCCGCCGATGAAGATCTGGAGATTCTGGCGCAGGAAGTAGCGCGATCGCTGAACGATCCGCGATTTGTCGCTATCGGTGAAATTGGTCTGGACTTTTTCGTGAAAGATCTGGTGCAGGGGCCGCTGCGGGAGCGTCAGGAGTATTTTTACCAGCAGCAGTTGAAGCTGGCACGCGAGCATCACTTGCCGGTGTTGCTGCATGTGCGTCGCTCTCAGGACGTGATTCTGAAATATCTGCGTCGCTACAACGGCGTTGGCGGCATTGCCCATGCCTTCAATGGCAGCGATCAGCAGGCGGATCATTTCGTTGATCTGGGCTTTGCTTTGGGGTTTGGTGGTGCAATGACCTTTACGCGCGCGAACCAGATCCGTCGGCTGGCCAGTCGTCTTCCGCTATCGAATATGGTGCTGGAAACCGACTCCCCGGATATCCCTCCGGCCTGGCTGCATGACGCGCATCCCCGTAATACGCCGGAGCAGATTCCTGCTATTGCACAGGTGCTGGCGCAATTACGAGAGCTGCCGGTGCAGGACATTGCCCAAACTACCGGTGCCACAGCCCGGCGGGTGCTGCCGCGCTTGCCAGCCTTTCCCGCCTCATCAACTGCCTGA